A genomic window from Paenibacillus thermoaerophilus includes:
- the ruvC gene encoding crossover junction endodeoxyribonuclease RuvC: MRIMGIDPGIAIVGFGFVDKQGSKQTPVQYGCIRTEAGTDPGVRLKQVYDAACQLMDKYKPEALGIEKLFFNRNVTTAFTVGQARGVLILAAVQRNIEIFEYTPLQVKQAVVGYGKAEKHQVQEMVRMLLGLKEVPKPDDVADALAVAICHAHSASWMEKSKEGSRR; encoded by the coding sequence ATGCGGATTATGGGCATAGACCCCGGCATCGCGATTGTCGGGTTTGGATTTGTCGATAAACAGGGTTCCAAGCAGACGCCGGTGCAATACGGGTGCATCCGGACGGAAGCGGGGACCGATCCCGGAGTCAGGCTGAAGCAAGTTTACGACGCCGCTTGCCAGCTTATGGACAAATACAAGCCGGAGGCGTTGGGGATCGAGAAGCTGTTTTTCAACCGGAACGTTACGACCGCGTTTACGGTCGGACAAGCGAGAGGGGTATTGATTCTCGCGGCGGTGCAACGAAATATTGAAATCTTCGAATATACCCCGCTGCAGGTGAAGCAGGCGGTAGTCGGCTACGGCAAGGCCGAGAAGCATCAGGTGCAAGAGATGGTGCGGATGCTTCTGGGTCTGAAGGAGGTCCCGAAGCCCGACGATGTGGCGGATGCGCTGGCGGTGGCGATTTGTCATGCGCATTCGGCATCCTGGATGGAAAAATCGAAGGAAGGATCGAGACGATGA
- a CDS encoding MFS transporter → MWSNRNVWIVLTGEFVAGIGLWTAIVANLEFMQRLVPSDFLKSLLLFAGLLSSVLVGPYAGRLIDRSGKKSILLGAGVGRILSVCAMFAALAFDSVGWMLVSLVVLQVSGAFYFPTLQAVLPAIVAGDKLLALNGVFMNVTTVARIAGTGLAGILLTFLSLRGLYLSSMAAYVALLAATALLRLDGTGPSSAKRGAEAPDASAQIASATVSGRKADGSAGDDSFRSLLRRLREWPSIVPLLVLTVVPTLLIGGFNLLVIEISELQGAPEMKGWFYTAEGVSFILGAFAAKRLTKGKPGRLLLPMAAIMTASLFTLHWAAIPGIPFVTFALFGFAAGVFFPIAATLFQTKVPAEYHGRFFSFRNMFDRVLFQIVLLMTGFFLDTIGLPRMGLLFGCLSLAILTTVFLAGSFGRDRLMATKPDVLTKQTGE, encoded by the coding sequence ATGTGGAGCAATCGGAATGTATGGATTGTGTTGACAGGCGAGTTCGTGGCAGGCATCGGCCTGTGGACCGCGATCGTCGCCAATCTGGAATTTATGCAGCGGCTTGTGCCGTCCGATTTTCTTAAATCGCTGTTATTGTTCGCGGGACTGCTGTCCAGCGTGCTGGTCGGACCGTATGCCGGGCGCTTGATCGACCGCAGCGGCAAAAAAAGCATTTTGCTGGGAGCCGGCGTCGGCCGCATTCTCAGTGTCTGCGCGATGTTTGCGGCGCTAGCCTTCGACTCGGTGGGCTGGATGCTTGTGTCGCTGGTCGTTTTGCAGGTGTCGGGAGCGTTTTATTTTCCGACGCTGCAAGCCGTGCTGCCGGCGATCGTCGCCGGCGACAAACTGCTGGCGCTTAACGGAGTGTTCATGAACGTAACGACCGTCGCGCGAATTGCGGGTACGGGACTGGCAGGCATCTTGCTGACCTTTCTCAGCTTGCGGGGCTTGTACCTATCGTCGATGGCGGCTTATGTGGCGCTTCTCGCCGCTACGGCGCTTCTGCGATTGGACGGGACCGGACCGTCTTCGGCGAAGCGCGGGGCCGAGGCTCCGGATGCAAGCGCCCAGATCGCTTCGGCAACGGTTTCCGGCCGGAAGGCGGATGGGTCGGCCGGCGACGATTCCTTCCGCTCCTTGCTGCGCCGCCTGAGAGAATGGCCTTCGATCGTACCGTTGCTGGTGCTGACGGTTGTGCCGACTCTGCTGATCGGCGGCTTTAATCTGCTTGTCATCGAGATCAGCGAACTTCAGGGCGCTCCGGAGATGAAGGGGTGGTTTTATACGGCGGAAGGCGTATCGTTTATTCTGGGGGCGTTTGCGGCCAAACGCCTGACGAAGGGCAAGCCGGGCCGCCTGCTGCTGCCGATGGCGGCAATCATGACCGCCTCCTTGTTTACGCTGCATTGGGCGGCAATACCCGGGATTCCGTTCGTTACCTTCGCGTTGTTCGGTTTTGCGGCGGGCGTCTTTTTCCCGATTGCGGCGACGTTGTTTCAGACGAAGGTTCCTGCCGAATATCACGGCCGATTTTTTTCGTTCCGCAATATGTTCGACCGCGTGCTGTTCCAGATTGTGCTACTGATGACCGGGTTTTTCCTTGACACGATCGGCCTGCCGCGGATGGGACTGCTGTTCGGATGCTTGTCGCTGGCGATATTGACAACCGTTTTTCTGGCCGGCTCGTTCGGACGCGATCGGTTGATGGCGACCAAGCCGGACGTGCTGACGAAACAAACGGGAGAATAA
- a CDS encoding BofC C-terminal domain-containing protein: protein MTPDFGSGADGFCVGIFVGIAGKPRKNSDGGIVMINRIWKQLKKRLRLRRRWIGLAIVAATVSASALLMLEVSRARSEKPLKDMPVWQNAPAQESALDKLRQEANKHAIDRIRSAGGKYESEMVKQYICGTESISLGQKTARELQQLLDDHPDWELTITGDAKVRIAETIEDLSPACKATAYFGMDDTGHLNLYEGPPENEKVLRTFFQLNVEHMESSLPPEAIQELRKGIRVEDLAQYNSVLSTFNDFAVDDAKKVSKLSGS from the coding sequence ATGACGCCTGATTTCGGTTCGGGCGCTGACGGCTTTTGCGTTGGAATATTCGTCGGAATCGCTGGAAAACCTAGAAAAAACAGCGATGGGGGGATCGTGATGATTAACCGAATTTGGAAACAGCTAAAAAAACGGTTGCGCCTGCGTCGTCGTTGGATCGGTCTAGCGATAGTGGCTGCGACGGTTTCGGCATCGGCGCTGTTGATGCTGGAAGTTTCTCGCGCCCGCTCGGAAAAGCCTTTAAAGGATATGCCGGTTTGGCAAAACGCGCCTGCTCAAGAATCAGCGTTGGACAAGCTCAGACAAGAAGCGAATAAGCACGCGATAGACCGGATTCGGTCGGCAGGCGGCAAGTACGAATCCGAAATGGTCAAGCAGTATATATGCGGTACGGAATCGATTTCTTTGGGCCAAAAAACGGCGAGAGAGCTTCAGCAGCTTCTTGACGATCATCCGGACTGGGAGCTAACCATAACCGGAGACGCTAAAGTCCGAATAGCGGAAACCATCGAAGATTTATCTCCAGCCTGCAAAGCAACGGCTTACTTCGGAATGGACGATACAGGCCATTTAAACTTGTACGAAGGACCTCCTGAGAATGAAAAAGTTCTCCGGACCTTTTTTCAACTGAACGTTGAGCATATGGAGTCCAGTTTGCCGCCGGAGGCGATCCAGGAATTGCGCAAGGGAATTCGGGTGGAGGATCTCGCCCAATACAACAGCGTCTTGTCCACGTTTAACGATTTTGCGGTGGATGACGCCAAAAAAGTTTCGAAGCTTAGCGGGAGCTGA
- the ruvA gene encoding Holliday junction branch migration protein RuvA has translation MIDFLRGSVVHIEPEYAVIDVGGVGYRVFCANPYALQNGSGGETTVYVHHHVREDAIQLFGFATRSEQALFRLLLEVSGIGPKVALAALAGAGSPERVMLAIGQEDVAFLTKLPGIGKKTAQRMILDLKDKLGKALPAGLAMSGEDWLAAQTPAAGGTACPGDGGPWAEVREALISLGYTGAEADRAYARIKDTMQPSDDVEAWMKRALQALYKG, from the coding sequence ATGATCGATTTTTTGCGCGGATCGGTTGTACATATCGAACCGGAATACGCCGTTATTGACGTGGGCGGAGTAGGCTATCGGGTTTTCTGCGCGAATCCGTATGCGCTGCAAAACGGTTCCGGCGGAGAAACGACGGTCTATGTTCATCATCATGTCCGCGAGGATGCGATTCAGTTGTTCGGCTTTGCCACCCGGAGCGAACAGGCGTTATTCCGGCTATTGCTGGAGGTTTCCGGCATCGGTCCGAAGGTCGCGCTGGCCGCGTTGGCCGGGGCGGGTTCGCCGGAGCGGGTGATGCTGGCGATCGGCCAGGAGGATGTGGCGTTTTTGACGAAGCTACCGGGCATCGGCAAAAAAACGGCCCAACGCATGATACTCGATCTCAAGGACAAGCTCGGCAAAGCGCTTCCCGCGGGTCTGGCCATGTCCGGCGAAGACTGGCTTGCCGCCCAAACCCCGGCGGCGGGCGGAACGGCGTGCCCCGGGGACGGCGGGCCTTGGGCGGAAGTGCGCGAGGCGCTTATCTCGCTCGGGTACACGGGAGCGGAAGCGGACCGGGCTTATGCCCGAATCAAAGATACGATGCAGCCTTCCGACGATGTGGAGGCATGGATGAAACGCGCTCTTCAAGCGCTGTATAAAGGGTGA
- the thrB gene encoding homoserine kinase — protein MRNGQAVRPEPGARVRVRVPASTANLGPGFDALGMALNLYAYVELTAVSGESVVRLHGDNLDGVPTDKSNLVYEIAQRVFRRAGIECPELAINIASDIPLTRGLGSSASAIVGALVAANALIGSPLSDDELFQMATAEEGHPDNVGAALFGGIVAAFWDGERAEYVKIPADPRLQALVAIPRFQLSTEKARHALPKQVPMRDAVFNVGHSSLLVAAFCQGRLDLIGKAMKDALHQPYRAALIPGMERVLAEAADHGAVGVALSGAGPTLLVLVERDSPRKEELESFLIDTLRREGVEADTMWLSPEADGAVVLSGETADASRPFEELVTRRSKGGVRA, from the coding sequence ATGCGTAACGGTCAGGCCGTCCGGCCGGAGCCGGGCGCGCGCGTCCGGGTCAGGGTTCCGGCCAGTACGGCGAATCTCGGGCCGGGATTCGACGCTCTCGGCATGGCGCTGAACCTGTACGCGTACGTCGAGCTGACGGCGGTCTCGGGAGAGAGCGTCGTCAGGCTTCACGGCGACAATCTGGACGGGGTGCCGACGGACAAAAGCAATCTCGTCTATGAAATCGCCCAACGCGTGTTCCGCCGGGCCGGTATCGAATGTCCGGAGCTCGCGATCAACATCGCCAGCGACATCCCGCTGACGCGCGGGCTCGGCAGCAGCGCGTCAGCCATTGTCGGCGCGCTGGTGGCCGCCAACGCGCTGATCGGATCGCCGCTGTCCGACGACGAGCTGTTCCAGATGGCGACGGCCGAGGAAGGGCATCCCGACAACGTCGGCGCGGCGCTGTTCGGCGGGATCGTTGCGGCGTTCTGGGACGGAGAGCGGGCCGAATACGTGAAAATTCCGGCCGATCCCCGCCTCCAGGCGCTGGTGGCGATCCCGCGGTTTCAACTGTCGACGGAGAAGGCCCGGCATGCGTTGCCCAAGCAGGTCCCGATGCGTGACGCCGTCTTTAACGTCGGCCACTCTTCGCTGCTGGTGGCCGCTTTTTGCCAAGGGCGGCTCGACCTGATCGGCAAAGCGATGAAGGATGCCCTGCATCAGCCGTATCGCGCGGCGCTGATCCCCGGGATGGAGCGGGTGCTGGCGGAAGCGGCGGATCACGGCGCGGTCGGCGTCGCGCTGAGCGGCGCGGGTCCGACCCTGCTCGTTCTGGTCGAACGGGACAGCCCGCGCAAGGAGGAGCTGGAGTCGTTCCTGATCGACACGCTCAGGCGCGAAGGAGTCGAGGCCGATACGATGTGGCTGTCGCCGGAAGCGGACGGCGCCGTTGTGCTAAGCGGCGAGACGGCTGATGCTTCGCGTCCCTTCGAGGAATTGGTGACGAGACGCAGCAAAGGAGGTGTCCGCGCTTGA
- a CDS encoding LysM peptidoglycan-binding domain-containing protein, with product MKIHIVKAGETLYLLAKKYGLELAKLIAANPQIKDPDKVDVGQKVKIPSPAKPVAQPVGPVQHVHKAVQDDTLWKLAKQWNVPLDAIIAANPHLKNPNILLTGDTVFIPAVGHTHSGTTASQAVWGTSSGAGHADSNVGIPNSFNPMLPQANEHNVGATAANPNQNVGPEASMIFSANVGANPNLMPSVQQPSNVQPQFVSKPEVKQEAAKKKESQAAASEQPKKLTQAAAIEPTHKPNASSVSPFAANLQAQSAPNLQAQSMPNLQAQSMPNLQAQSMPNLQAQSAPNLHPLGFGANISPFAAPSGKSEKTFAPLSASNVGPNVFPSDTWMNPYATGANPSALPYGGWDQKSVSPFAQYNTQAIPAGAYPMNVGPNMGMEPMNVGPNMGVQPMNVGPNMGVQPMNVGPNVGVQPMNVGPNLGMEPMNVGPNLGMEPMNVGPQANVQPYSAGPNAGVLPAQATTKEKSMEKGEFPIMPYGHGAYSYGYGGHIYPYGPVYSYGYGPDCGCGGGYRDDLPYADVSYLDAPGSSITDADEDEGKAHIASSSKKSAVSRKPRKSPQSQSRSSSRSSHNRPWINV from the coding sequence GTGAAAATTCACATTGTCAAAGCGGGCGAAACGCTTTATTTGCTGGCCAAAAAGTATGGGCTCGAGCTGGCAAAGCTGATTGCGGCCAACCCGCAAATCAAAGACCCGGATAAGGTCGATGTCGGCCAGAAGGTTAAAATTCCGAGCCCCGCGAAACCTGTGGCCCAGCCGGTAGGTCCGGTGCAGCACGTCCATAAAGCCGTGCAAGACGACACGTTGTGGAAGCTCGCGAAGCAGTGGAACGTCCCGCTGGACGCCATCATCGCCGCGAACCCCCATCTGAAAAACCCGAACATTTTGCTGACGGGGGACACGGTGTTTATTCCCGCGGTGGGGCATACCCACTCGGGAACGACGGCATCTCAAGCCGTTTGGGGAACGTCGTCGGGCGCGGGGCATGCCGATTCGAACGTGGGCATCCCGAATTCGTTTAATCCGATGCTGCCTCAAGCGAATGAACATAACGTCGGCGCCACGGCGGCGAACCCGAATCAAAATGTGGGCCCGGAAGCAAGCATGATCTTCAGCGCGAACGTCGGCGCCAATCCGAACCTGATGCCGTCGGTTCAACAGCCTTCAAACGTTCAACCGCAATTCGTCTCGAAGCCGGAAGTCAAGCAGGAAGCGGCCAAGAAAAAAGAATCGCAGGCCGCCGCGAGCGAACAACCCAAAAAGCTGACGCAAGCCGCCGCAATCGAACCGACCCATAAGCCGAACGCCAGCTCCGTTTCCCCTTTCGCCGCAAACCTTCAAGCTCAGAGCGCGCCGAATCTGCAAGCACAAAGCATGCCGAACTTGCAGGCACAAAGCATGCCGAATCTGCAGGCACAAAGCATGCCGAATCTGCAGGCTCAAAGCGCGCCAAACCTGCATCCGTTGGGCTTTGGCGCCAATATTTCACCCTTCGCAGCCCCATCCGGCAAGTCGGAGAAGACCTTCGCACCGTTGTCCGCGTCTAACGTCGGCCCGAACGTCTTCCCTTCCGACACATGGATGAACCCTTACGCGACCGGAGCGAATCCGAGCGCGTTGCCCTATGGCGGGTGGGATCAGAAATCCGTTTCCCCTTTTGCGCAGTACAATACGCAAGCAATCCCGGCCGGCGCCTACCCGATGAACGTGGGCCCGAACATGGGCATGGAGCCGATGAACGTGGGCCCGAACATGGGCGTACAGCCGATGAACGTGGGCCCGAACATGGGCGTACAGCCGATGAACGTGGGCCCGAACGTGGGCGTACAGCCGATGAACGTGGGCCCGAATCTGGGCATGGAGCCGATGAACGTGGGCCCGAACCTGGGCATGGAGCCGATGAACGTGGGTCCGCAAGCGAATGTGCAGCCGTATTCGGCAGGCCCGAACGCGGGCGTGTTGCCTGCTCAAGCGACGACAAAAGAAAAGTCGATGGAAAAAGGGGAATTTCCCATTATGCCCTATGGCCACGGAGCATATTCCTACGGCTATGGCGGCCACATCTACCCCTATGGACCGGTTTATTCTTATGGCTATGGCCCGGATTGCGGATGCGGCGGAGGTTACCGGGATGACCTCCCCTACGCCGACGTATCCTATTTGGATGCACCGGGATCTTCGATAACCGATGCCGACGAGGATGAAGGCAAAGCTCATATCGCTTCCTCCTCCAAAAAATCGGCGGTCAGCCGGAAACCGCGAAAATCGCCGCAATCCCAGTCGCGCTCATCTTCGCGTTCCAGCCACAATCGCCCGTGGATCAACGTATAA
- the ruvB gene encoding Holliday junction branch migration DNA helicase RuvB, with protein sequence MGFGNSSDDRIISAQLMMDDAATELSLRPRYLNEIIGQTKAKENLKIYIEAAKQRKEALDHVLLYGPPGLGKTTLSNIIANELGVNIRTTSGPAIERPGDLAAILTNLQAGDVLFVDEIHRLNRSVEEVLYPAMEDFALDIMIGKGPSARSVRLDLPPFTLVGATTRAGLLSAPLRDRFGVVSRLEFYSVEELAYIVNRAADILQVRIVGEASYEIGRRSRGTPRIANRLLKRVRDFAQVVGDGVITEEIARRALEQIQVDPLGLDHIDRKLMEAIMTLFQGGPVGLDTVAATIGEESQTIEDVYEPYLMQIGFLQRTPRGRVATRLAYRHFGIEPPEPK encoded by the coding sequence ATGGGTTTCGGTAACAGCAGCGACGACCGGATTATTTCGGCGCAGTTGATGATGGACGATGCGGCTACGGAGCTGAGTCTCCGGCCGCGTTATTTGAATGAGATCATCGGCCAGACGAAGGCGAAAGAAAATTTAAAGATCTATATCGAGGCGGCCAAGCAGCGGAAGGAAGCGTTGGATCACGTCTTGCTGTACGGGCCGCCGGGACTCGGAAAAACGACCTTGTCGAACATTATCGCGAACGAGCTCGGCGTGAACATCCGGACGACGAGCGGGCCAGCCATCGAGCGCCCTGGCGATCTCGCGGCGATCTTGACCAATCTGCAGGCGGGAGACGTGCTGTTCGTCGACGAAATTCACCGTCTGAACCGGTCGGTCGAAGAGGTCCTGTATCCGGCGATGGAAGACTTTGCTCTCGACATCATGATCGGAAAGGGTCCCAGCGCCAGATCGGTGCGGCTGGACTTGCCTCCGTTCACGCTGGTCGGGGCGACAACGCGCGCGGGATTGCTGTCGGCGCCGTTAAGGGACCGTTTCGGGGTAGTCAGCCGGCTTGAATTTTATTCCGTGGAAGAGCTCGCGTATATCGTGAACCGGGCCGCCGATATTTTGCAGGTTCGCATCGTCGGCGAAGCCTCTTACGAGATCGGCAGAAGGTCCAGGGGAACGCCGCGTATCGCAAACCGGCTGCTGAAGCGGGTTCGGGACTTCGCGCAGGTCGTCGGCGACGGCGTGATCACCGAGGAGATCGCACGCCGCGCGCTGGAACAGATTCAGGTCGACCCGCTGGGCCTCGACCATATCGACCGCAAATTGATGGAAGCGATCATGACGCTGTTCCAGGGAGGACCGGTCGGCCTCGATACGGTTGCGGCAACGATCGGGGAAGAAAGCCAGACGATCGAGGACGTCTACGAGCCTTATTTGATGCAAATCGGATTTCTCCAGCGGACGCCCCGTGGCAGGGTGGCGACTCGGCTCGCTTACCGCCACTTCGGCATCGAGCCGCCGGAACCGAAGTGA
- a CDS encoding transposase has translation MFEQVHSLAEFASFCECESRCADALFRFKWPDGYRCPNCSHHEYYEITTRRLPLYECRRCRCQTSLTTGTIMEGSRTPLRKWFIAMFLFLCPGGVSAVRLADTIKVTYKTAWHMLHKIRHAATLADDGHQLSGLVRICGGMYGTNYRRYTVHHPEETPVLVGCSEQKSGDPSYLKIKLVPSAHVARGYRVKPSGVIRFIVDHVHLCSSIDCTTLSYARNPQFADLKRLLREARDTLCHTYGGLRRKHLQAYLNEFACRFNINGRGDSPFTVLATYCARAYPLTYARLIARNDAVLTGHFLTVAA, from the coding sequence GTGTTTGAACAGGTTCATTCACTGGCTGAGTTCGCGTCGTTCTGCGAATGCGAGAGCCGCTGCGCCGATGCCTTGTTTCGTTTCAAGTGGCCGGACGGCTATCGTTGTCCGAATTGTTCCCATCACGAGTATTATGAGATAACCACGCGCCGATTGCCTCTGTACGAATGCCGGCGATGCCGCTGTCAAACCTCGTTGACGACCGGAACCATTATGGAAGGCAGCCGCACTCCCCTGCGCAAATGGTTTATCGCGATGTTTCTGTTTCTGTGTCCGGGCGGCGTCTCCGCCGTGCGTCTGGCTGACACGATCAAAGTTACGTATAAAACCGCTTGGCACATGCTGCACAAAATTCGCCACGCCGCCACTTTGGCCGACGACGGTCATCAGCTATCCGGTTTGGTGCGTATATGCGGAGGAATGTACGGAACCAATTACCGGCGCTATACCGTCCACCATCCCGAAGAAACCCCGGTTCTGGTCGGTTGTTCCGAACAAAAAAGCGGCGATCCCTCCTATTTAAAAATCAAGCTGGTTCCCTCTGCGCACGTCGCACGCGGCTATCGGGTCAAACCGTCCGGGGTCATCCGTTTTATTGTGGACCATGTTCATCTGTGTTCGTCCATCGACTGCACAACCTTGTCCTACGCGCGAAATCCCCAGTTTGCCGACTTGAAGCGTCTCCTGAGGGAAGCTCGCGACACTCTCTGCCATACGTACGGCGGCCTGAGACGAAAGCATCTTCAAGCGTATTTGAATGAATTTGCTTGCCGTTTTAATATAAACGGACGCGGCGATTCGCCCTTCACCGTGCTCGCGACTTACTGCGCCAGGGCTTATCCCCTCACCTATGCTCGATTAATTGCCAGGAACGATGCCGTTCTTACCGGGCATTTTTTAACCGTCGCAGCCTGA
- the pheA gene encoding prephenate dehydratase: MKVAYLGPEGTVSEESARYFFAGVDCEFIPFRFMADVIRATSDGRADYGVVPIENTIDGSVNAHVDLLVNAADQPIQAEWIYPSVQNLIGYANSDKSDAGLSHIRRVVSIPVATAQCRSFITGMLDPEVEFEPVNSTAEGVRLVKERGDRTIAAIGTRLAAERYGLDLLAENITDHDNNYTRFTLIGKEPLPVRDGAVYKTTILITLPEDYPGALHQVLSAFAWRRINLSRIESRPTKKKLGTYYFYTDIVMSLDNVLLRSALEEISAIGAQVRILGSYPSYGYDGESY, translated from the coding sequence ATCAAGGTCGCCTATCTCGGGCCTGAGGGAACGGTATCGGAGGAATCGGCCCGGTATTTTTTCGCCGGCGTCGACTGCGAGTTTATTCCGTTCCGGTTTATGGCGGATGTCATCCGGGCCACGTCGGACGGCCGCGCGGATTACGGCGTCGTGCCGATCGAGAATACGATCGACGGCTCCGTCAACGCTCACGTCGATCTGCTCGTCAACGCGGCCGATCAGCCGATTCAAGCGGAGTGGATCTATCCGTCCGTGCAAAATTTGATCGGGTACGCCAATTCGGATAAGTCGGACGCCGGATTGTCCCATATTCGCCGGGTCGTCTCCATTCCGGTCGCCACGGCCCAGTGCCGCAGCTTTATTACCGGCATGCTGGACCCGGAGGTCGAATTCGAGCCGGTTAACAGCACGGCCGAAGGCGTACGGCTGGTGAAGGAACGCGGCGACCGGACGATCGCGGCGATCGGCACCAGACTGGCGGCGGAACGGTACGGGCTCGATCTGCTGGCGGAGAACATTACCGATCACGACAACAACTATACCCGATTCACTTTGATCGGGAAGGAGCCGCTGCCTGTCCGCGACGGCGCCGTGTACAAGACGACGATTCTCATTACGCTGCCGGAAGATTACCCCGGCGCGCTGCATCAGGTGCTGAGCGCGTTCGCCTGGCGGCGAATCAATCTGTCCAGGATCGAATCGCGTCCGACAAAGAAAAAATTGGGCACCTATTATTTCTACACGGACATCGTCATGTCGCTCGATAATGTGCTGCTGCGTTCCGCTCTGGAGGAGATTTCCGCGATCGGGGCGCAGGTGCGCATCCTTGGAAGCTACCCGAGCTACGGTTATGACGGGGAATCCTATTGA